The proteins below are encoded in one region of Planctopirus limnophila DSM 3776:
- a CDS encoding J domain-containing protein, which translates to MNLDEACQILGVTKGCKLDSVKKRHRLLVQVWHPDRFSENSSTRKAAEAELKEVNAAIELIERTRPEEWNSESSSANQSGRREAQKAAVWADAQREVKAAEVEAEKQKAAAWAEREKQRQKEWLNESRKAALYTKVRCRWLTPLFGRFAIASASILAFTIVVWLSLHEYRKLLQLEIDREIKAGIITESRLQAALAIEKVSESALRKEELSTARMRELMIQDEIELSSIVNDIRRSLLEADLGDANQLERNAITIKQNWQERYSLSIRKSLILQLAKASPATRVLEAENSRKSVVERRKEVRESLKLAAANEYRILKDEIDNSDASLEEKSVRSIYLDHIYSAAIIGIDRLSLVQLEEVKSEMASGS; encoded by the coding sequence ATGAATCTCGATGAAGCATGCCAAATTCTAGGAGTAACGAAGGGTTGCAAGCTCGACTCGGTTAAAAAGCGTCATCGGTTACTTGTTCAGGTTTGGCATCCGGATCGTTTCTCAGAAAACTCATCGACTCGGAAAGCGGCTGAAGCAGAGTTGAAGGAAGTGAACGCAGCAATTGAGTTAATTGAACGTACGCGTCCTGAGGAGTGGAACTCAGAGTCGTCCTCCGCCAACCAATCTGGTCGCCGTGAAGCTCAAAAAGCTGCAGTGTGGGCAGATGCCCAACGGGAGGTGAAGGCTGCTGAGGTGGAAGCGGAGAAGCAAAAGGCGGCTGCTTGGGCGGAGAGAGAAAAGCAACGGCAAAAGGAATGGCTTAATGAGTCTCGAAAAGCTGCGTTATACACAAAAGTTAGGTGTCGCTGGCTGACTCCTCTGTTCGGTCGATTTGCAATTGCCAGTGCATCAATTCTGGCATTTACCATAGTTGTGTGGCTATCTCTGCATGAGTACCGAAAGTTGCTTCAGCTTGAAATTGATCGAGAAATCAAAGCAGGAATCATCACTGAATCAAGATTACAAGCCGCATTGGCCATCGAGAAGGTGTCTGAATCCGCACTACGAAAAGAGGAATTGTCCACTGCACGCATGCGAGAACTTATGATTCAAGATGAAATCGAACTGTCTTCTATTGTAAATGATATTCGCAGATCGCTTCTAGAGGCAGACCTAGGCGATGCCAACCAATTGGAGCGGAACGCCATAACCATAAAACAGAACTGGCAAGAACGGTATTCACTGTCTATTCGTAAGTCACTCATCTTGCAATTAGCGAAAGCATCGCCAGCAACGAGGGTGTTGGAGGCGGAAAACAGCAGAAAAAGTGTTGTTGAGCGGCGTAAAGAAGTTCGGGAATCACTGAAGCTGGCTGCTGCAAATGAATATCGCATTCTCAAAGACGAGATCGACAACAGTGATGCCTCTCTAGAAGAAAAATCAGTACGAAGCATCTATCTTGATCATATCTACAGTGCAGCAATCATCGGAATTGACCGGCTTTCGCTTGTGCAGCTTGAAGAAGTGAAGAGCGAGATGGCCAGCGGGTCATAG
- a CDS encoding vitamin B12-dependent ribonucleotide reductase, whose translation MGTSRPLPEAAPMRIRPEFCPEGVDPFSTSEWELRSAFIKDENGKVLFEQKDCEIPAHWSPLATNVVVSKYFYGEHGTSERETSVRQVINRVARTIADWGIADGYFASREDGENFYNELAWLCLHQYGSFNSPVWFNVGLYHQYGVAGSKGNYRFDLKTQEVVRAETSYEFPQASACFIQSVDDNMEDIMRLATSEAMLFKFGSGTGTDLSSIRSAKEKLSGGGTPSGPLSFMRVYDQIAAVVKSGGKTRRAAKMQSLKDWHPDILEFIQCKLKEEKKARVLIESGEYDSNFNGEAYGSIMYQNANLSVRLSDEFMRAYEENKKWVTHWVTDATKPGPAYEARYVMRQMAEGAWHCGDPGVQFDTIINRWHTCPNDGRINASNPCSEYMFLDDTACNLASLNLRKFQREDGRFDVERYRSAINIFLTAQEILVDHASYPTPQIAANSHKYRPLGLGYANLGSLLMSMGIPYDSAAGRGICGALTSLLTGQAYLTSSRIAAFAGPFEGYRNNADPMLRVMRMHRDAVDRIDSSCPEELRKAAEEVWDDVVDSGRRFGFRNSQATVLAPTGTIAFMMDCDTTGIEPDIALVKYKQLAGGGLMKIVNRTVPLALKTLGYDSPEVERIVKAIEEHDTIEAATDLSPDHLAVFDCAFKPASGTRSIQWRAHIKMMAAAQPFLSGAISKTVNMPADSTVEDIEKAYAEGWRLGLKALAVYRDGSKQSQPLNVKKGGDGNKEVAPGQPVRRRLPTTRHSLTHKFSVGGHEGYITVGLFEDATPGELFISMAKEGSTIGGLMDVIGTETSMCLQYGVPLEVLVEKFSHSRFEPSGWTQNPDIPNAKSVVDYIFRWMAIQFMPGFREANVPRRAEAASAEEGESAESHRVAGAAPATPAGKAHGLNGSLKPEIKGSDKLPASLEKRIHAPLPTSGTNGSHTTNGHTSNGHANHGKTNGSTHAELHVLDQSRSQQFSRFQTDAPACSNCGSITVRNGACYLCHNCGTSLGCS comes from the coding sequence ATGGGAACATCGCGACCACTTCCGGAAGCTGCACCCATGCGGATTCGTCCTGAGTTCTGTCCCGAAGGTGTCGATCCTTTTTCGACCAGTGAATGGGAACTCCGTTCCGCCTTCATTAAGGACGAAAACGGCAAGGTGCTGTTCGAGCAGAAGGATTGCGAAATTCCTGCTCACTGGAGCCCACTGGCCACCAACGTCGTCGTCAGTAAGTACTTCTATGGCGAGCACGGCACCTCGGAGCGCGAAACCAGCGTCCGCCAGGTGATCAATCGCGTGGCCCGCACGATTGCCGACTGGGGTATCGCCGATGGCTACTTCGCCAGCCGGGAAGATGGCGAGAACTTCTACAACGAACTCGCCTGGCTCTGTCTCCATCAGTACGGCAGCTTCAACTCGCCCGTGTGGTTCAACGTCGGGCTCTACCATCAGTATGGTGTGGCGGGGTCCAAAGGGAACTACCGCTTCGATCTCAAAACTCAAGAGGTCGTCCGTGCGGAAACTTCCTATGAATTTCCTCAGGCCAGTGCCTGCTTCATTCAGTCAGTCGATGACAACATGGAAGACATCATGCGCCTCGCCACCAGCGAAGCCATGCTCTTCAAGTTCGGCTCCGGCACCGGGACTGACCTCTCCTCCATCCGCAGTGCGAAAGAAAAGCTTTCGGGCGGTGGAACTCCTTCCGGCCCACTCTCGTTCATGAGAGTTTACGATCAGATTGCGGCTGTTGTGAAATCGGGCGGCAAGACACGCCGGGCAGCCAAAATGCAGTCGCTCAAGGACTGGCATCCAGATATCCTCGAGTTCATCCAGTGCAAGCTCAAAGAAGAGAAGAAGGCTCGCGTGCTGATCGAATCCGGTGAGTACGATTCGAACTTCAACGGCGAAGCCTACGGCTCGATCATGTATCAGAACGCCAATCTCTCCGTTCGCCTGAGCGATGAGTTCATGCGGGCTTACGAAGAAAACAAGAAATGGGTCACTCACTGGGTCACAGATGCCACCAAGCCCGGCCCTGCCTACGAAGCTCGCTACGTCATGCGGCAAATGGCCGAAGGTGCCTGGCATTGCGGTGACCCTGGCGTTCAGTTCGATACGATCATCAATCGCTGGCACACCTGCCCGAACGATGGTCGCATCAATGCATCGAACCCCTGCTCGGAATACATGTTCCTCGATGATACCGCTTGTAACCTTGCCAGCTTGAACTTGCGCAAGTTCCAGCGGGAAGATGGTCGCTTCGATGTCGAACGCTACCGTTCCGCGATCAATATCTTCCTGACAGCCCAGGAAATTCTGGTCGATCACGCCAGCTATCCGACTCCACAGATCGCTGCCAACAGCCACAAGTACCGTCCGCTTGGTCTGGGCTATGCCAACCTGGGCAGCCTCCTCATGTCGATGGGCATTCCTTACGACAGTGCGGCTGGCCGCGGGATTTGCGGAGCACTGACCTCTCTGCTCACCGGTCAGGCTTACCTCACTTCTTCGCGAATTGCAGCTTTCGCCGGCCCCTTCGAGGGCTATCGCAACAATGCCGATCCAATGCTCCGCGTGATGCGTATGCATCGCGATGCCGTCGATCGCATCGATTCGTCTTGCCCCGAAGAACTTCGCAAGGCAGCCGAAGAAGTGTGGGATGATGTGGTCGATAGTGGTCGCCGTTTCGGCTTCCGCAACAGCCAGGCCACAGTCCTTGCACCGACGGGAACCATTGCCTTCATGATGGATTGCGATACCACGGGCATTGAGCCCGATATCGCTCTCGTGAAGTACAAGCAATTGGCTGGTGGCGGCTTGATGAAGATCGTCAATCGCACTGTGCCACTCGCTCTGAAGACCCTTGGCTACGATTCCCCCGAAGTCGAGCGGATCGTCAAGGCCATCGAAGAGCACGACACCATCGAAGCGGCGACCGATCTTTCACCAGATCATCTCGCAGTCTTCGACTGTGCCTTCAAGCCTGCCAGTGGAACACGCAGCATTCAGTGGCGTGCTCACATCAAGATGATGGCGGCTGCTCAGCCGTTCCTCTCAGGTGCGATTTCCAAGACGGTCAACATGCCTGCCGATTCGACAGTGGAAGACATCGAAAAGGCTTATGCCGAAGGCTGGCGACTGGGCCTGAAGGCACTGGCTGTCTATCGCGACGGTTCCAAGCAAAGCCAGCCACTCAACGTGAAGAAGGGAGGCGATGGCAATAAGGAAGTGGCTCCAGGCCAGCCTGTCCGCCGCCGGTTGCCCACCACCCGCCACTCGCTCACGCATAAGTTCTCGGTGGGCGGGCATGAAGGTTACATCACTGTCGGTCTGTTTGAAGATGCCACACCGGGCGAACTCTTCATCAGTATGGCTAAAGAAGGTTCAACCATCGGCGGCCTGATGGACGTCATCGGGACGGAAACCTCGATGTGCCTCCAGTACGGCGTACCGCTGGAAGTCCTGGTCGAGAAATTCTCGCACAGCCGGTTCGAACCTTCGGGCTGGACACAGAACCCGGATATCCCGAACGCGAAGAGTGTGGTTGACTACATCTTCCGCTGGATGGCAATCCAGTTCATGCCTGGCTTCCGTGAGGCTAACGTCCCGCGGCGAGCCGAAGCGGCCTCTGCTGAAGAAGGCGAGAGTGCCGAAAGTCATCGCGTGGCCGGGGCCGCACCTGCGACTCCGGCCGGCAAAGCACACGGCTTGAACGGCAGCCTGAAGCCGGAGATCAAGGGGAGTGATAAGCTGCCAGCTTCACTGGAAAAGCGAATTCACGCACCTCTGCCAACCTCCGGGACAAACGGCAGTCATACCACCAACGGGCATACGTCTAACGGTCACGCCAACCATGGCAAAACGAATGGAAGCACGCACGCTGAACTCCATGTTCTGGATCAATCCCGGAGCCAGCAGTTCAGCCGCTTCCAGACCGACGCCCCCGCCTGTAGCAATTGCGGCTCAATCACCGTAAGAAACGGAGCCTGCTACCTCTGCCACAACTGCGGCACCAGCCTCGGCTGCAGTTAG